The Burkholderia mayonis DNA window CGACAAGATGGGGATGGATTTCCGCGGCGATCCGTCGTCGGCGCTGCTCGAAGTGCTCGATCCGGAGCAGAACCACACGTTCGCCGACCACTACGTCGAGGTCGATTTCGATCTGTCGGACGTGATGTTCGTCGCGACGTCGAACTCGCTGAACATTCCGCCGCCGCTCCTCGACCGGATGGAAGTGATCCGTTTGTCGGGCTACACGGAGGACGAAAAGGTCAGCATCGCGCAGCGCTACCTGCTGCCGAAGCAGAAGAAGAACAACGGCCTGAAGGAGGGCGAGATCGATGTCGCCGAGCAGGCGATTCGCGACATCATCCGCTACTACACGCGGGAAGCCGGTGTGCGGTCGCTCGAGCGCGAAATCTCGAAGATCTGCCGCAAGGTCGTGAAGATGCTGCTGCTGAAGAAGGCGACGGGCGCGATCAAGGTCGACGGCGAGAACCTTGACACGTTCCTCGGCGTGCGCAAGTACGATTTCGGTCTTGCCGCGAAGGAGAACCAGGTTGGCCAGGTCACGGGTCTCGCATGGACCGAAGTGGGCGGCGATCTGCTGACGATCGAGGCGGCCGTGATGCCCGGCAAGGGCAACGTGATTCGTACGGGCTCGCTCGGCGACGTGATGAAGGAGTCGGTCGAGGCCGCGCGCTCGGTCGTGCGCTCGCGCTCGCGACGGCTCGGCGTCAAGGACGAGGCGTTCGAAAAGCAGGACATCCACATTCACGTGCCGGAAGGCGCGACGCCGAAGGACGGTCCGTCCGCCGGCATCGCGATGACGACGGCGCTCGTGTCGGTGCTGACGGGCATTCCGGTGCGCGCCGACGTTGCGATGACGGGCGAGATCACGCTGCGCGGGGAGGTGCTGCCGATCGGCGGTCTGAAGGAGAAGCTGCTCGCAGCGCACCGCGGCGGTATCAAGCTCGTGCTGATTCCGGAAGAGAACGTGAAGGATCTCGCGGACATTCCGGACAACGTGAAGAACGCGATCGAAATCGTGCCGGTCCGTTGGATCGACAAGGTGCTCGAACTCGCGCTCGAACGTCTGCCGAGCGCGCTGCCCGAGGAAGAGGCGAAGGCGGCGGCGCCCGTCGCGGAACCCGCGAAGGATGCCGGCTCGACTGAGGTCGTCAAGCACTGAGTGCGCGCAGGTAGTTCGCGCTTCGCTGACAAGCCCACGGCCGCGAGGCCGTGGGCATTGTTTTTGTACGCGACGGCAGGTTGCGCTCGCGAGCGAGTCTGCTAGCGGCGGACGCGTCTTGACGTTTTCGTTTCGGTTTCCTCTAATGGATGGGAGCGGCGCGCGGCGCTTTTTTCCTGCTTGCGCGCCGAGCGACGAACAACCCGACCGGCTACGGAGCGTGGATGAACAAGACCGAATTGATCGAACATATCGCAAGGCAGGCGGACCTGTCGAAGTCGGCGGCGGCGCGTGCCCTCGACGCGCTGCTCAGCGGCGTCACGAGCGCGCTGCAGCAGGGCGGCGCGGTGACGCTCGTCGGCTTCGGCACGTTCGAGGTCGGCAAGCGCGCTGCGCGCGTCGGCCGCGACCCGCGTACTGGCGAGGCGATCGAGATCCGCGCGGCGAACATGCCTAAATTTAGGGCTGGCAAAGCACTAAAGGATGCGCTAAACTGATGGGCTTGTTATTTGAAGGGGCGATGCCCCGGTCTAGAACGGTGTGAATCCGGAGCGGGTGCTTAGCTCAGTTGGTAGAGCGGCGCCCTTACAAGGCGTAGGTCGGGAGTTCGAGCCTCTCAGCACCCACCAGTTCCGTTTCGCGACACGCGTTCGACGCAACCCGAAGAAGACTGCAGCAATGACTGAAACCCGCATGGCGATTGCCTTTGCGGGTTTTTTGTTTTGCGGCGCCGTTGGAGAAACGCGGCTCGCTTGAAGGCGCCGCTCCCGGCCAGTCGCCGAATTACAGCGATGACGACGCCGGGGCGCGTATTGCGGCGCCACGCTGCGATCGTTTGGCGTCGTTCGGCTGGCCTCAAGATGCCATGGGTGCCGTGCCATGGGTGCAGCGTCGTCGGCTCGCATGTGCGGGCGGGCGCCGCGCACTCACGGCCCGCCGCGGCGCGGCTCGTGGCGCGCGAGGCCGGCGGCGATGCCGCACCACATCACACGGACTGCTTCGTCCGATCCTGGCGCTTGTTCACCGCGTCGTCGAGCATCCGCTCGGCATTCTTGAACGCGTCGCGCAACGCGACGTACACGTCCTCGTCGGATTCGCGATTGGACACGAGCTCGCGCCCCGGGATCGTCACGTCGATGTGCACGTCGAACGGCTTGCCCCGGTGCTTGTGCTTGTCGTCGAGGATCACGCTGACCCGGCAGCGGATGATGTCGGCGCAATAGCGTTCGAGCTTGGCGGCGTGGCGGGCGACGGCCTCTTCGAGCGTGTCGGAGCGAGGCATGCCTTGAATCGAGATTTCGAGCGGTAATTTCATTGTTGTACTCGGTGAAAAACGAAGTTGGTCGTGCGTATGCGTCGTCGACCACGGACGATGCGCGAAGCGGATTCGCGCGGCTCGGATCCTTGCGGGCGGCGACGCGTTCATTGTTCGCCGTGGCCCGAATTGCGGCTTGACGTCGATCAACGCTGGGCGATTGCGTTCGGACGGGCGCGAGGTGCATTCACGGCGCGCGTGCGCCGTGATGCGGCGGCGCATCTTGCGTGAGCGGGAAAGGTGCGACGCGCATGGTATGAACGCGAGCGTCGCACACCGCAGCGCTCGGTGCGCGAGCGCCCGATGCGCGGCATGGCTTCGTTGACTCAGGTCAACGTCGGCGCGGACACCTGCCATAGGCTGAGGTTGTCGTTGCATTCGTTCGGTGTCATGCAAGGAGCGTCTCCATGAACCATCGCACGCGGCCTTTCAAGGCAGGCAGTCACGAAGAGGTTTATCCCGGGCTCGCGCAAGATCCTTATGCGATGCGTCGCAAACTGCGCGAGCCGACGGTGTGCCCGACCTGTGGCGCGGTCTTCAGCGCCGGGCGCTGGCAGTGGCTCGCGCGTCCCGACGACGCGCACGAGCATCAATGCGGCGCCTGTCAGCGTACCGCCGAGCGTCTGCCGGCCGGCTATCTCCATATCGACGGACCATTCGCCAACGAGCATCTGTCCGAGCTGCTCCAGTTGCTGCGCCATCACGAGGAGCGTACGCGCGAGGGGCACCCGATGCAGAGGATCATGTCGATCGACACCGACGACGGCGCGACGGTCGTGACCACCACCGACGTCCATCTGGCGCGCAATCTCGGCTCGGCGCTCAAGTCCGCATATCAGGGCTCGCTCGACCTGAAATACAGCCTCGACGAACAGCTCGTTCGCGCGTATTGGCGTCGATGAGCGCCGCGCGCGAATGCGCAGGACGTCGAGCTGCGTTGACGCGCATCATTCGGCGGACCGGCCGCCCGCACACAGTCGTTTCGTGGCGAACGCATTTTCGTCATGCTGGCGACGCCGCGTGAACGCGCTTCGCATGGAGCGCCGTGCCTCGATTGTGGTTCCTCGGCCGTGCCGTGGCGCTCGACGCGCGGCGGGCTGGCCGGGACCATGCTCCGGCTGTCGTAGACAGGCCGCCACGAGACCGAAGATGAGGAAAATCAATCCCGAGCAATATCACCTGAATTTCAGGTGATGCTGGGCAGGCCGGCGAATAGTCCGCTCGGACCCGTGCTCGACGGATTCTTCCGAATGCATCGGCCGGCGCTCGCGGGTAGCGCGATCGACGAACGCGACAAGCAGCTGATCGCGATCGCGGCGCAATGCGACGACTATATCGACGACTGTATTGGCTACTACGTGCACGAAGCGTTACATGCGGGCGCGTCCGATCGCGAGATTCTCGACGCCGCCGGCGTCGTGGTGATGATGGGCGGCGGGCCTGCCGTCGTCTACGCGTACCACGGACGAGGCGTTCGAGCAGTTCTCCGGGGCCGCGTCATCGGTGCCGCTCGATGCGGTGCTGGCCGGCACGGCGACCGTCGACGATCCCGCCCGGGCGGCGCGATTTTTCGCGCTCGTCTCGGCCGGGCGATTGTCGGCGTGCGGCGGCGGTCGGTTGGCGGTGCGACACGGTGCGATTCGCGCTTTGGCTTTCATGCCGGTTGCCGTTGCCGATGAGGCCGGCAACTCGCGCGTTTCACATCGTCGACGGAAGGCGGGGGCCGTGAGTGGCGATTGGCAATTCGTGAGGCGTGGTCCGTCGTAGATCGTGCCCCGAATCGCAAGCGGCAAACAAATAAATTGCCGTTGCGCCCGAACGACAGCTTCGGATACCATTGCAGATTGTCGCGCTGTCGCGGTAGCTGCTGGGTCCGGCCGAGTGCGCCGAGTGCGCGCCTTGCCCGCCCAGGGTTCGAGCGAGCCGGGCGCCTCGGCATGCGGTTCGGTGCCATTCCCCGCATGCAAGCAAGACCAAGGAGCGGTAGTTCAGTCGGTTAGAATACCGGCCTGTCACGCCGGGGGTCGCGGGTTCGAGTCCCGTCCGCTCCGCCATCATCCCGAAAGGCGAACTCCGGTTCGCCTTTTTTCTTGCCCGCTGTTGTAATATCGGGCGTTTTGTCCAGCTCACGCCGTCACGCATGCTCGATTTCTTTCGCAATCACCAGCGCCTGATGATGTTCTTCCTGCTCCTGATCGTGCTGCCGGGGCTTGGGATCGTCGGCATTCAGGGTTTCCGTGGGTTCTTCGACGAAAGCGCGAACGTCGCGGCCGTCAACGGACACAAGATCACGCGTGCCGAGTTCGACGGCATGCTGCGCCAGCAGATCGACCAGGCGCGCCAGGCGCTCGGCGCGCAGTTCGACATGAAGGCGTTCGACACGCCGGAGCGCCGTCAGCAACTGCTCGACGGACTGATCCAGCAGCGCGCGCTCGCCGACGAGACGCAGCGCCTGCACCTGACCGCATCGGACGGCGCGGTGCGCCAGACGCTCCTCGGCGATCCTGTGATCTCGTCGCTGAAGAAGCCGGACGGTTCATTCGATGCCGAGCGCTACACGCAGATGCTCGCGATGCAAGGCATGACGCCCGATCAATACCAGGAGCGCGTGCGCTACAGCCTCGCGCTGCAGCAGATTCCGACGAGCATCGTGTCGAGCGCGTTCACGCCGAAGAGCGTCGCGCGCCGCCTGACCGAACTCGCCGAGCAGCAGCGTGAGGTGCAGCCGATGGTGCTGAAGTCGGCCGATTACGCGGCGAAGGTGCAGCCGACCGACGCGCAGATCTCCGCCTATTACGACGCGCACAAGCAAGCGTTCGCGACGCGCGAGACGGCGACGATCCAGTACCTCGTCTACTCGCAGGCGACGGCCGCCGCGGCGGCGCAGCCGAGCGACGTCGACATCAAGAAGTACTACGACGACAACATCGCGCACTACCGCACCGACGCGCAGGTGCGCGTGAGCCACATCTTCATCGCCGCGGCGAAGGACGCGAGCGCGGCCGACAAGGCGGCCGCGAAGGCGAAGGCTGAGCAGTTGCTCGCTGAAGTGAGGGCGCATCCGGACCAGTTCGCACAGATCGCCGAGAAGAACTCGCAGGATGCGCCGTCGGCCGCGAAGGGCGGCGACCTCGGCTTCATCACGCGCGGCTCGACCGCGGGCGGCACTGCGTTCGACGACGCCGCGTTCGCGCTGAAGAAGGATGAAATCAGCGGCGTCGTGCAAGGCGACTTCGGCTTCCACATCCTGAAGGCGACCGACGTGAAGCCGGCCGTCGTGAAGCCGCTCGCGGAGGTGAAGGATTCGATCGCCGCCGACCTGAAGCAGCAGTTCGCGGCGAAGGCGTTCGCCGACAACGCGGAAGGCTTCTCGTCGACCGTGTACGAGAAGGCGAAGAGTTTGCAGCCGGCCGCCGACAAGTACAAGCTGACGGTCCAGACCGCGACGGTGTCGCCGCAGCCGAACCCGGCGCTGCCGCCCGACAGCCCGCTCAACAACGCGAAGTTCCTCGCGGCCGTGTTCGCCGTCGATTCGGTGAAGAACGGCAACAACACGCAGGCGATCGACGTCGGCAACAACACGCTGATTGCCGCGCACGTGACGAATCACCAGCCGTCGGTCGTGCCCGCGCTCGACGCGATCAAGGATCTGGTGCGCGCGAAGGTGGTCGCCGAAGAGGCGGCGCGCCTCGCGAAGCAGGACGGCGAAGCGAAGCTCGCGGAGTTGCGCAAGTCGAAGTCGACGGCGGGCTTCGCCGCGGCCGACAAGATCTCGCGCACGCAAGCGCACGGGCTGCCGCCCGCGGCGGTGAGCGCGATCTACAAGGTCGATCCGAAGACGCTGCCTGCGTACGTCGGTGTCGATCTCGGCAGCGACGGCTATGCGATCTTCCGCGTGAATTCGGTCGCGGCCGCGGCGCCCGTCGACGATCAGCGCCTCGGAGCCGCTCAGCAGCAGCTCGCGCAGGTGTACGCGCAAAGCGAGACGGAGGCGTATCTCGCGTCGCTGCGCGCGCGCTCGAAGGTCAAGCTCTACGGCTCGGCCGCCGACATCGCGAAGGACGGCTCGAACTGACGACGAACGGTGTGCGCGAGCGCGCCGGTTCGATGAGGAAACAGCCCCGCCATCGCGCGGGGCTGTTTCATTTCTGCGAACTCGACAGTCTCGGGCGGCTCAGCGGGCGTTCGGGGCTCGATTCGTCGAGCGATGTCGGGCGCTATGGCCAGAGCAGCGGGCGAGGGCGGCGGCGCGATGCGAAGCCGCATCGGCGTGTCGGCGTGTCGTATCGGCCGGCGTGTCGGCGCTCGGCGCTCGGCGTCTCCGCGCATCAGCGTATCAATGCGACGACGCGCGCAACAGCGGCTTGAGCGCCGGCCATACGTTGTCGAGCAACCGGCGCTGTGCGGCCTGTGTCGGATGGATCTGGTCGGCCTGGAACATGTCGGGCTTGTTCTCGATGCCGGCGAGCAGGAACGGCACGAGCGGCACGCGCATCTCCTTCGAGAGCGCCGTGTAGACGCCGTGGAATTTCTGCGTGTAGTCGGGCCCGTAGTTCGGCGGCACGTACATGCCGACGAGCAGTACCTGCGCGCGCGCCTGCCGCGCCTGTGCGACGATCTCGCGCAGATTGCTTTCGGTCGCGGTGAGCGGCACGCCGCGCAGCGCGTCGTTCGCGCCGAGCTCGACGACGACGACGGCGGGCTTGAGCCGCGCGAGCACCGCAGGCAGCCGCGCGCGGCCGCCGCTCGTCGTGTCGCCGGAGATGCTTGCGTTTGCGACGCTATAATCGATCCGCTCGGCCGCGAGGCGTGTGCGCATCAGCGCAACCCAGCCCGTGTCGCGCGGCAGGCCGTACTCGGCCGACAGGCTGTCGCCGAGCACCACGATCACCGGCTTGCCGCCGTGAGCGTCCGTCAACGGCGCGGCATTCGTTGCG harbors:
- a CDS encoding HU family DNA-binding protein codes for the protein MNKTELIEHIARQADLSKSAAARALDALLSGVTSALQQGGAVTLVGFGTFEVGKRAARVGRDPRTGEAIEIRAANMPKFRAGKALKDALN
- a CDS encoding HPF/RaiA family ribosome-associated protein; this encodes MKLPLEISIQGMPRSDTLEEAVARHAAKLERYCADIIRCRVSVILDDKHKHRGKPFDVHIDVTIPGRELVSNRESDEDVYVALRDAFKNAERMLDDAVNKRQDRTKQSV
- a CDS encoding BCAM0308 family protein — translated: MNHRTRPFKAGSHEEVYPGLAQDPYAMRRKLREPTVCPTCGAVFSAGRWQWLARPDDAHEHQCGACQRTAERLPAGYLHIDGPFANEHLSELLQLLRHHEERTREGHPMQRIMSIDTDDGATVVTTTDVHLARNLGSALKSAYQGSLDLKYSLDEQLVRAYWRR
- a CDS encoding carboxymuconolactone decarboxylase family protein, encoding MLDGFFRMHRPALAGSAIDERDKQLIAIAAQCDDYIDDCIGYYVHEALHAGASDREILDAAGVVVMMGGGPAVVYAYHGRGVRAVLRGRVIGAARCGAGRHGDRRRSRPGGAIFRARLGRAIVGVRRRSVGGATRCDSRFGFHAGCRCR
- a CDS encoding SurA N-terminal domain-containing protein; this encodes MLDFFRNHQRLMMFFLLLIVLPGLGIVGIQGFRGFFDESANVAAVNGHKITRAEFDGMLRQQIDQARQALGAQFDMKAFDTPERRQQLLDGLIQQRALADETQRLHLTASDGAVRQTLLGDPVISSLKKPDGSFDAERYTQMLAMQGMTPDQYQERVRYSLALQQIPTSIVSSAFTPKSVARRLTELAEQQREVQPMVLKSADYAAKVQPTDAQISAYYDAHKQAFATRETATIQYLVYSQATAAAAAQPSDVDIKKYYDDNIAHYRTDAQVRVSHIFIAAAKDASAADKAAAKAKAEQLLAEVRAHPDQFAQIAEKNSQDAPSAAKGGDLGFITRGSTAGGTAFDDAAFALKKDEISGVVQGDFGFHILKATDVKPAVVKPLAEVKDSIAADLKQQFAAKAFADNAEGFSSTVYEKAKSLQPAADKYKLTVQTATVSPQPNPALPPDSPLNNAKFLAAVFAVDSVKNGNNTQAIDVGNNTLIAAHVTNHQPSVVPALDAIKDLVRAKVVAEEAARLAKQDGEAKLAELRKSKSTAGFAAADKISRTQAHGLPPAAVSAIYKVDPKTLPAYVGVDLGSDGYAIFRVNSVAAAAPVDDQRLGAAQQQLAQVYAQSETEAYLASLRARSKVKLYGSAADIAKDGSN
- a CDS encoding arylesterase, producing MKRTFRWKVGATLAVIATFGGPASAATNAAPLTDAHGGKPVIVVLGDSLSAEYGLPRDTGWVALMRTRLAAERIDYSVANASISGDTTSGGRARLPAVLARLKPAVVVVELGANDALRGVPLTATESNLREIVAQARQARAQVLLVGMYVPPNYGPDYTQKFHGVYTALSKEMRVPLVPFLLAGIENKPDMFQADQIHPTQAAQRRLLDNVWPALKPLLRASSH